The Terriglobales bacterium genome window below encodes:
- a CDS encoding sulfatase: MGRITRRKFLGQVAGVAVSASLSYPMFAGASKSAKLKPNVLFLMSDDMRVELGCYGSMFRAQTPNLDGLAKSGVRFDRNYCQFPLCNPSRSSLLTGRPPTKTGVLGNRTAFRDIHPNWISLPQLFRQSGYVSVRSGKIFHGGIDDPEAWDEADGQPGEGEASGGGAGGKDKVLPSTQSPPKPADAAPTLPQDLSRAAYSDRIVVLDGSGEGNGDYHTADHTIEYLRKYKDQPFFIACGFVKPHSPPAAPQKFFDLYDVNKIELTPDFASWPTVPPGFPSAAIRKRNADLFIGRTASPAEAREVIRAYIASISWVDWNVARVLAELDRLGLRQNTIIVFVADHGYQLGEKGKWSKAGSLFEMGTRVPMIMAVPGAKGNGQSCLRIVESLDIYPTLVELCGLPLPSGVEGKSLVPLLHNPQAKWDRPAYSVWSEDGSSLHGVAVRTEKWRYAEFGPGGKNGAMLFDPKTDLLEMKNQADDLQHAKVCAELSSLTRSYAANLGKA; encoded by the coding sequence ATGGGCCGAATCACGCGCAGAAAATTCTTGGGACAGGTTGCCGGTGTGGCGGTCTCAGCATCGTTGTCGTACCCGATGTTTGCGGGTGCCTCCAAATCCGCAAAGCTCAAACCTAACGTCCTGTTCCTGATGTCCGATGACATGCGCGTGGAACTGGGTTGTTACGGCAGCATGTTTCGCGCCCAGACGCCGAACCTCGATGGGCTGGCTAAATCGGGCGTCCGCTTCGATAGGAACTACTGCCAGTTTCCGCTGTGCAATCCGTCGCGTTCCTCATTGCTCACAGGCCGTCCGCCGACCAAGACGGGCGTGCTGGGCAACCGCACCGCTTTCCGTGACATTCATCCGAATTGGATCAGCCTTCCGCAATTGTTCAGGCAAAGCGGATACGTCTCTGTGCGCAGCGGCAAAATCTTTCATGGCGGCATTGATGATCCTGAAGCGTGGGACGAAGCCGATGGCCAGCCGGGAGAAGGCGAAGCCAGCGGCGGCGGTGCCGGTGGCAAAGACAAGGTGCTTCCGTCAACCCAGTCTCCGCCCAAGCCGGCCGATGCGGCGCCAACGCTTCCGCAGGATTTGAGCCGCGCCGCGTATTCAGACCGCATTGTCGTTTTGGATGGCAGCGGCGAAGGCAACGGCGATTATCACACCGCCGACCACACCATCGAGTATCTGCGCAAATACAAAGACCAGCCATTTTTCATTGCCTGCGGATTTGTTAAACCCCACAGCCCGCCGGCCGCGCCGCAGAAGTTTTTTGATTTGTATGACGTAAACAAAATCGAGTTGACGCCCGATTTTGCCTCGTGGCCCACCGTGCCGCCCGGATTCCCCAGCGCGGCCATTCGCAAGCGCAACGCCGACCTGTTCATCGGACGCACCGCCAGCCCCGCCGAAGCCCGCGAAGTCATCCGCGCCTACATTGCTTCGATTTCGTGGGTGGATTGGAACGTCGCTCGCGTCCTCGCCGAGCTCGACCGGTTAGGGTTGCGCCAGAACACCATCATCGTCTTCGTGGCCGACCACGGTTATCAGCTTGGCGAAAAGGGAAAATGGTCAAAGGCCGGCTCGCTGTTCGAGATGGGAACGCGCGTACCTATGATCATGGCCGTTCCCGGCGCCAAGGGCAATGGCCAATCCTGCCTGCGCATCGTGGAGTCGCTCGACATTTATCCAACATTAGTGGAGTTGTGCGGCCTGCCGTTGCCTTCCGGCGTTGAGGGCAAAAGCCTGGTTCCCTTGTTGCACAATCCGCAGGCAAAGTGGGATCGTCCCGCGTACAGCGTTTGGAGCGAAGACGGCTCGAGCTTGCATGGTGTCGCCGTGCGCACCGAAAAATGGCGCTACGCCGAGTTCGGGCCCGGGGGGAAGAACGGTGCGATGTTGTTTGACCCGAAAACCGATCTGCTGGAGATGAAAAATCAGGCTGATGATCTGCAACACGCCAAAGTGTGCGCCGAATTATCGTCACTGACCAGAAGTTACGCTGCTAATCTCGGAAAAGCATAG
- a CDS encoding ferritin-like domain-containing protein, with product MEPVIGINSSAIECTSVSTSAPIWQDVLAQAITGELLAAMNYKSLAEICDNAEEAADALEHAENEHGHAAAFAAEGRKIGVNVTSNVEGMHWKRLREAFLRCIAERDFIGCLIVQEIMLESFAVASYARVAKVGPGSLGKTFARIAAEEEEHVDHALAILRAERALDAQRFDDKVYRLHLEVMTTLAKMLAKECKDGHCEVCHGSCVKPSLFQVSLSAAQLRGASLQQYLKTLDMLGLPGEVTLAWVTQLPV from the coding sequence ATGGAACCCGTTATTGGCATTAACAGCTCAGCGATTGAATGTACGTCTGTCTCAACCAGCGCTCCCATCTGGCAGGATGTGCTGGCACAGGCGATCACCGGTGAACTGCTCGCCGCAATGAACTACAAGTCTTTAGCCGAAATATGTGACAACGCCGAAGAAGCAGCCGATGCCCTGGAGCATGCGGAGAATGAACACGGACATGCTGCTGCGTTCGCTGCCGAGGGCCGCAAGATTGGAGTGAACGTGACGAGCAACGTCGAGGGGATGCATTGGAAGCGGCTCCGCGAAGCATTCCTGCGCTGCATCGCCGAGCGTGATTTTATTGGCTGCCTGATCGTCCAGGAGATCATGCTGGAATCCTTTGCCGTCGCCAGCTATGCACGCGTCGCTAAGGTCGGGCCGGGGAGTCTGGGCAAGACCTTTGCCCGCATCGCAGCCGAGGAAGAAGAGCACGTGGATCACGCCCTGGCGATTCTCAGAGCGGAGCGGGCCCTGGACGCCCAGCGTTTCGACGACAAGGTATACCGGCTGCATCTGGAAGTGATGACCACGCTCGCCAAGATGCTGGCGAAGGAATGCAAGGATGGACACTGCGAGGTGTGCCATGGCAGTTGTGTGAAGCCATCGCTGTTCCAGGTCAGCTTATCAGCAGCCCAGTTGCGCGGAGCGTCATTGCAACAGTATTTGAAGACGCTCGACATGCTGGGGCTGCCCGGGGAGGTAACACTCGCATGGGTCACTCAGTTGCCAGTGTAG
- a CDS encoding DinB family protein codes for MKSLTDFSLDEAIAVLTRTPATLNALLRGLPNIWVRGNEGKDTWSPFDIVGHLVFGERTDWMPRVRIILESGEARPFDPFDRFAQLKESQDKSLEQLLEDFARLRRENLVALQALNLQQEDLTRRGRHPALGVVTLSQLLATWAVHDFTHVHQLSRVMAHQYRDAVGPWSAFLGVLQCAGHSAP; via the coding sequence ATGAAAAGCTTGACGGACTTCAGCCTGGACGAGGCCATCGCAGTTCTCACGCGCACTCCCGCGACCCTAAATGCGCTGTTGCGCGGGCTGCCCAACATCTGGGTGCGCGGCAACGAAGGAAAAGATACCTGGAGCCCGTTCGACATCGTGGGCCACCTGGTCTTCGGGGAGCGCACCGACTGGATGCCGCGGGTGCGGATCATACTGGAGAGCGGCGAAGCGCGGCCATTTGATCCCTTTGACCGCTTTGCGCAGTTGAAAGAGAGTCAAGACAAGTCGCTGGAGCAGCTCTTGGAAGATTTCGCCCGCCTGCGAAGGGAGAATCTAGTTGCGCTGCAGGCACTGAATTTACAGCAGGAAGACTTGACCCGGCGAGGAAGGCATCCAGCGCTGGGAGTGGTGACGCTATCGCAACTTCTGGCGACATGGGCGGTTCACGACTTCACTCATGTGCATCAACTATCCCGCGTGATGGCCCATCAGTATCGTGACGCAGTCGGTCCGTGGAGCGCCTTTCTGGGCGTGCTGCAGTGTGCTGGTCATAGCGCTCCGTAG
- a CDS encoding GntR family transcriptional regulator — protein sequence MEREWNDSQPIYRQLRDRVVAMILDGVLKEGDPLPSVRNVATEYRVNPLTVLKGYQELVDEQLVEKRRGLGMFVKVGAPNLLLQGERQKFLAEQWPRIHATIQRLGLKPEELLDAAAKRPSSPDAVGADAAKPDATDKER from the coding sequence ATGGAACGTGAGTGGAATGACAGTCAGCCGATTTACCGCCAGCTTCGTGACCGAGTGGTCGCGATGATACTCGACGGAGTGCTCAAGGAAGGCGACCCGCTGCCTTCGGTGCGCAATGTCGCGACCGAATATAGGGTCAATCCGCTCACGGTCCTGAAGGGCTATCAAGAACTCGTGGACGAGCAACTGGTCGAGAAGAGGCGAGGTCTCGGCATGTTCGTCAAAGTGGGCGCGCCCAATCTGCTGCTGCAGGGCGAACGCCAAAAGTTTCTGGCCGAACAATGGCCCAGGATCCACGCAACCATTCAGCGGCTCGGACTGAAACCGGAAGAACTGCTGGATGCTGCCGCAAAACGTCCCTCGTCGCCGGATGCTGTAGGGGCGGATGCCGCAAAGCCGGATGCTACAGACAAGGAGCGTTGA
- a CDS encoding ABC transporter ATP-binding protein, translating into MACIEAKNLRKAFGTTVALDGVNLRVEEGRILGLIGPNGAGKTTALNAILGLTPYQGELKVLGRDPWNERDQLMRDVCFIADVAVLPRWIRVSQALDYVAGVHPRFDRAKAEGFLARTTIRHGSKVRELSKGMVAQLHLALVMAIDAKLLVLDEPTLGLDILYRKQFYDSLLNDYFDRHRSIVVTTHQVEEIQHVLTDLMFINQGRIVFACSMEEFESRYVEVTVRPEHVAAARALKPMYERQVFGRSILLFDHADRQQLAPLGDMRTPSIADLFVAVMSSQAGQAQGAAQ; encoded by the coding sequence ATGGCATGCATAGAAGCAAAGAATCTCCGCAAGGCCTTTGGCACAACCGTCGCGCTGGACGGCGTCAATTTGCGTGTCGAAGAGGGCCGCATCCTGGGACTCATCGGTCCTAACGGCGCAGGCAAGACTACCGCGCTGAACGCAATTCTGGGCCTAACCCCATATCAGGGAGAGCTGAAGGTTCTCGGACGCGACCCCTGGAACGAGCGCGATCAGCTCATGCGCGATGTCTGCTTCATTGCCGATGTGGCCGTGCTGCCGCGCTGGATAAGGGTTTCGCAGGCGCTTGATTACGTTGCCGGCGTGCATCCGCGGTTTGATCGCGCGAAGGCGGAAGGGTTTCTTGCCAGGACCACCATCCGGCATGGCAGCAAGGTCAGGGAGTTGTCGAAGGGCATGGTGGCCCAACTGCACCTCGCTCTGGTGATGGCCATTGACGCGAAGCTGCTGGTGCTGGATGAGCCGACGCTGGGCCTCGACATCCTCTATCGCAAGCAGTTCTACGATTCGCTGCTGAACGACTACTTCGATCGCCACCGCAGCATCGTGGTGACGACACACCAGGTGGAAGAAATCCAGCACGTCCTCACCGATCTCATGTTTATCAACCAGGGCCGCATCGTATTCGCTTGCAGCATGGAAGAATTCGAGTCGCGCTATGTAGAAGTCACGGTGCGTCCCGAGCATGTCGCCGCCGCCCGTGCGCTCAAACCCATGTACGAGCGCCAGGTTTTCGGGCGCAGCATTTTGCTATTCGACCATGCCGATCGTCAGCAACTCGCCCCGCTTGGCGACATGCGCACGCCCAGCATCGCCGACTTGTTCGTTGCCGTCATGAGCAGTCAGGCGGGGCAGGCACAAGGAGCAGCTCAATGA